In Nostoc sp. CENA543, a single genomic region encodes these proteins:
- a CDS encoding prohibitin family protein, protein MRNIPNNYNGNSRYGFYLGGGILFLFLAIIFRPFTIVNAGERGVVMQFGKVQDTVLDEGLHTIMPGVTSVRRISVRVHQNTFQADAASKDLQQLKTELAVNWHIDPSKVNKVFQQVGDKEQIVTGIITPAVSEVLKAATAKKTAEEIITRRTELKAEIDKNLKDRLQAYGLIVDDVSLVNFAFSPEFSRAIESKQIAEQEAKQAEFIAKKATQEAQAEVNRAKGQAEAQRLQRLTLTPELLQKQAIEKWDGKFPMVMNGNGSLPLININPGNLSNNNN, encoded by the coding sequence ATGCGTAATATTCCTAATAATTATAACGGTAACTCTAGATATGGTTTCTACTTGGGTGGTGGGATATTGTTCCTATTTTTAGCTATAATATTTCGCCCGTTTACAATTGTAAATGCTGGTGAACGTGGTGTAGTCATGCAGTTTGGCAAAGTCCAAGACACAGTTTTAGATGAAGGACTACATACTATTATGCCGGGTGTGACATCTGTACGCAGAATTAGTGTGCGTGTACACCAAAATACTTTTCAAGCTGATGCGGCTTCTAAAGACTTGCAACAGTTGAAAACAGAATTGGCTGTTAACTGGCACATTGACCCCAGTAAAGTCAATAAGGTATTTCAACAAGTCGGAGACAAAGAACAAATAGTCACGGGTATCATTACGCCAGCCGTATCAGAGGTTTTAAAAGCTGCGACTGCTAAAAAAACGGCTGAAGAGATTATTACAAGACGCACAGAATTAAAAGCAGAAATTGATAAGAATTTAAAAGATAGGTTACAGGCTTATGGTTTGATAGTTGATGATGTTTCTCTGGTAAATTTTGCTTTTTCACCGGAGTTTAGCAGAGCGATTGAATCTAAACAAATAGCAGAACAAGAAGCCAAGCAAGCAGAATTTATTGCCAAGAAAGCAACTCAAGAAGCTCAAGCTGAGGTTAACCGCGCTAAAGGTCAGGCTGAGGCACAACGATTACAAAGGCTAACTTTAACGCCGGAGTTGTTACAAAAGCAAGCAATCGAAAAATGGGACGGTAAATTCCCAATGGTGATGAACGGTAATGGTTCTTTACCGTTGATTAATATCAATCCTGGTAATTTGTCTAACAATAATAATTAA
- a CDS encoding class I SAM-dependent methyltransferase, with protein MLLKPDQRLKLDDTDDKLFYSYPRFVTHVDEGFIQQLTDLYRERLQPNTRILDMMSSWVSHLPDEIKFAHVEGHGLNAEELARNPRLNHYFVQNLNENPALPLPDQDFDAVINCVSVQYLQYPEAIFSEIHRILKPGGVAIFSFSNRMFFQKAIQAWRDNSEQGRVELVKRYFTSVPGFTTPEIIASKSTAPNFLQWLGVPGGDPFYAAIAYRQNL; from the coding sequence ATGTTACTAAAACCTGATCAACGGCTCAAATTAGACGATACAGACGACAAGCTATTTTACTCCTATCCCCGCTTCGTCACCCATGTTGATGAAGGTTTTATCCAACAGCTAACAGACTTATATAGAGAAAGACTCCAACCCAACACCCGCATACTTGATATGATGAGCAGTTGGGTGTCTCATTTACCAGATGAGATAAAATTTGCCCATGTGGAGGGACACGGACTCAACGCTGAAGAATTAGCCCGTAATCCCCGCTTAAATCATTATTTCGTCCAAAATCTTAACGAAAATCCCGCCTTACCTCTGCCAGATCAAGATTTTGATGCTGTAATTAATTGTGTTTCCGTACAATATTTACAGTACCCAGAAGCCATTTTTTCGGAAATTCACCGCATCTTGAAACCTGGTGGTGTAGCAATTTTTAGCTTTTCTAATCGGATGTTCTTTCAAAAAGCCATTCAAGCTTGGCGGGATAACTCCGAACAAGGGCGAGTGGAATTAGTGAAACGTTACTTTACCTCTGTACCAGGATTTACCACACCAGAGATTATTGCCAGTAAATCTACTGCACCCAATTTCCTGCAATGGTTGGGTGTACCAGGGGGAGATCCATTTTATGCTGCGATCGCCTATCGACAAAATTTATAA